A single window of Paenibacillus sp. SYP-B4298 DNA harbors:
- the mnmA gene encoding tRNA 2-thiouridine(34) synthase MnmA gives MAKSKASTRVVVGMSGGVDSSVTALLLKQQGYDVIGIFMKNWDDTDEFGHCTAEEDAQDVARVCDQIGIPYYTVNFEQAYFDKVFTYFLDEYKRGRTPNPDVMCNREIKFGEFLDKALTLGADYLATGHYARVEQVNGEARLLRGVDGNKDQTYFLHALRQDQLAKAMFPIGHLPKPEVRRIATEAGLATARKKDSTGVCFIGERNFKTFLSQYLPAQPGEMIDIRSGEIKGRHDGLMYYTLGQRQGLGIGGSGTGEPWFVADKNLAANQLYVVQGETHPSLYSSGLTATGLNWISPAVPNEPLRCTAKFRYRQPDQQVTLTLRADGTTVDVAFAQPQKAITPGQAVVFYDGEVCLGGATIDQVHKVAATEAIVQ, from the coding sequence ATGGCAAAATCTAAAGCATCCACCCGTGTTGTCGTCGGCATGTCTGGCGGGGTGGACTCGTCGGTGACGGCACTGCTGCTCAAGCAGCAAGGCTATGATGTCATCGGCATCTTCATGAAGAACTGGGACGATACGGACGAATTCGGCCATTGCACAGCAGAAGAAGACGCGCAGGATGTGGCACGAGTATGCGACCAGATCGGCATCCCTTACTATACGGTCAATTTTGAGCAGGCTTACTTCGACAAGGTATTCACGTACTTCCTCGACGAATACAAGCGGGGCCGTACACCGAATCCTGACGTCATGTGCAATCGCGAGATCAAGTTCGGGGAATTTCTGGACAAGGCGCTCACACTCGGCGCAGATTACCTCGCCACTGGACATTATGCCCGTGTCGAGCAGGTGAATGGCGAAGCCCGCCTGCTGCGCGGCGTTGACGGCAATAAGGATCAGACGTATTTCCTGCATGCGCTCCGTCAGGATCAACTGGCCAAGGCGATGTTCCCGATCGGCCATCTTCCGAAGCCCGAGGTGCGCCGCATCGCGACCGAGGCGGGACTGGCCACGGCGCGCAAGAAGGACAGCACCGGCGTATGCTTCATCGGCGAGCGCAACTTCAAGACGTTCCTGAGCCAATACCTGCCTGCACAACCGGGCGAGATGATTGACATCCGATCTGGCGAAATCAAGGGACGTCATGACGGCTTGATGTATTACACGCTTGGTCAACGCCAGGGACTGGGCATCGGCGGCTCCGGCACGGGCGAGCCGTGGTTTGTCGCAGACAAGAACCTCGCCGCCAACCAGCTCTATGTCGTTCAGGGCGAGACGCATCCCAGCCTCTATTCGAGCGGCCTCACTGCAACCGGCCTGAACTGGATCTCGCCTGCTGTGCCGAATGAGCCGCTGCGCTGCACGGCGAAGTTCCGCTACCGCCAGCCTGACCAGCAGGTTACGCTGACGCTGCGCGCAGACGGCACAACCGTCGACGTCGCATTTGCGCAGCCGCAGAAGGCCATTACGCCGGGACAGGCCGTCGTCTTCTATGATGGCGAGGTCTGTCTGGGCGGAGCAACGATTGACCAGGTACACAAGGTCGCTGCTACAGAGGCTATTGTGCAATAA